One stretch of Cyclopterus lumpus isolate fCycLum1 chromosome 10, fCycLum1.pri, whole genome shotgun sequence DNA includes these proteins:
- the LOC117737870 gene encoding ribosomal protein S6 kinase alpha-6 isoform X4 → MYSLAYPKSSYQVMFTEEDVKFYLAELALALDHLHSLGIVYRDLKPENILLDEAGHIKLTDFGLSKESVDADKKAYSFCGTVEYMAPEVVNRRGHTQSADWWSLGVLMFEMLTGTLPFQGKDRNETMNMILKAKLGMPQFLSLEAQSLLRMLFKRNPSNRLGAGPDGVEEIKRHAFFSTIDWNTLYRRELQPPFKPAAGKPDDTFCFDPEFTAKTPKDSPGIPPSANAHQLFKGFSFVAPNPMDDKSSPLLSILPIVQMHGGSTKFSDLYELQEDIGVGSYSICKRCVHRVSAMDYAVKIIDKSKRDPSEEIEILMRYGQHPNIITLKDVYDEGRYVYLVTELMKGGELLDKILRQKFFSEREASAVLYTITKTVDYLHCQGVVHRDLKPSNILYMDDSGNPDSIRICDFGFAKQLRGGNGLLLTPCYTANFVAPEVLMRQGYDAACDIWSLGVLLYTMLAGYTPFANGPNDTPEEILLRIGSGKFSLTGGNWDTVSDTSKDLLSHMLHVDPHQRYTAEQVLKHSWITCRDTLPHFKLTRHDAPHLVKGAMAATYSALSQKTSQPVLEPVAASSLAQRRSMKKLTSTDM, encoded by the exons TTCTTATCAGGTTATGTTTACAGAGGAAGATGTGAAATTCTACCTTGCAGAGCTGGCCCTGGCCCTCGACCACCTGCACAGCCTGGGCATAGTTTACAGAGATCTCAAGCCAGAGAA CATCTTACTTGATGAAGCTGGACACATAAAGTTAACAG ACTTTGGCTTGAGTAAAGAGTCAGTAGATGCTGATAAGAAGGCTTATTCCTTCTGTGGTACGGTGGAGTATATGGCCCCTGAGGTGGTCAACAGGAGAGGACACACGCAGAGCGCGGACTGGTGGTCTCTGGGAGTGCTTATG TTTGAGATGCTAACGGGGACGTTACCGTTCCAAGGGAAAGACCGCAATGAGACCATGAACATGATTCTCAA AGCCAAGTTAGGAATGCCCCAGTTCCTAAGTCTGGAAGCCCAGAGTTTGCTGCGAATGCTGTTCAAGCGTAACCCTTCTAACCGGCTAG GGGCCGGGCCCGACGGAGTGGAGGAGATCAAACGCCACGCCTTCTTTTCCACCATCGACTGGAat acaCTGTACAGGAGAGAGCTGCAACCCCCGTTCAAGCCTGCGGCAGGTAAACCAGATGACACATTCTGCTTCGACCCAGAGTTCACCGCGAAAACGCCTAAAG ACTCTCCAGGTATCCCTCCGAGTGCTAACGCCCACCAGCTCTTCAAAGGCTTCAGTTTCGTTGCTCCAAACCCGATGGATGACAAGAGCTCCCCGCTGCTCAGCATACTCCCGATAGTTCAG ATGCACGGGGGCTCGACCAAGTTCTCTGATCTTTAcgagctgcaggaggacatTGGGGTCGGCTCCTACTCCATTTGTAAACGCTGTGTACACCGAGTCTCTGCCATGGACTACGCTGTGAAG ATTATAGACAAAAGTAAGAGGGACCCCTCTGAAGAGATCGAAATCCTGATGCGATACGGACAGCATCCCAACATCATCACTCTGAAAGAC gtgtatGACGAGGGCAGGTATGTCTACCTCGTGACGGAGCTGATGAAGGGAGGGGAGCTGCTGGACAAGATCCTCAGGCAGAAGTTTTTCTCTGAGCGAGAGGCCAGTGCTGTGCTCTACACCATCACCAAGACTGTTGACTACCTCCACTGCCAAGGG GTGGTGCACCGAGACCTGAAGCCCAGTAACATCCTATACATGGATGACTCGGGAAACCCCGACTCCATCAGGATCTGTGACTTTGGATTCGCCAAGCAGCTTCGGGGAGGCAACGGCCTGCTCCTCACCCCCTGTTACACCGCCAACTTTGTGGCACCAGAG GTACTAATGCGGCAAGGTTATGATGCAGCCTGTGATATATGGAGTCTTGGAGTTCTACTGTATACCATGCTGGCAGG GTACACGCCGTTTGCTAACGGGCCAAACGACACACCAGAGGAGATTCTCCTCCGGATAGGGTCCGGAAAGTTCTCTTTGACCGGTGGCAACTGGGATACGGTATCGGACACCTCAAAG GACCTGCTGTCCCACATGCTCCACGTGGACCCTCACCAGCGATACACAGCAGAGCAGGTCCTCAAGCATTCCTGGATCACCTGTCGAGATACGCTACCACACTTCAAGCTCACGCGCCACGACGCACCCCACCTCGTCAAG